In the Aquimarina spinulae genome, TGATATTCCTTTTCCAGCATTTTGATAGTTACTTCAAAATCAGAAATCTTAATATCTATTGCTGTACCGGCAAGCGTTAGTTTTCTATCCAGTTTACCCATTACATTAGCTCTACTACCATATTTTTGGATAAAACTTTTACTTTGTTTTAATTGATGAGCAACTTGCTGTGATTGTGATAATTTTTTTGCTAAAGCACTATGCAGCTCTACATATTCATCGGTATCTTTACCTGCACTACCTTTTTCAGACACTATCGCTTGCATTTTATTTCTGATCTTCTCTGCCTGTTTTTGTAATGTTACTACATGATCCTGAAATTCTTTAGATTCTTTTTCTGCTTTAGAAGCTTCAAGCTCCATATTACTTTTCAATGCTCTTATCTTAGCCTTAGAATCTTTAAAGACTTTTCTATTCATAAGCATTTTTTGTTTTTGCTCCTGCAATTCTCCGAAAGGGTCATGTTTTATCAAGGACTTATGAATTCCTCTTGTAACTCTACGTAAGAATTTTAATATCACTGGTAACATCATGATAAAAAATATCACGAATACGGCTACTCCTGCAAGTGCAATTACCTGTCCCAAAGCTGTAAATAAAGGAGGTAATACATACACCCATGCAGCATACCCTAAACCAGCAAACAATGCTATTTTAAGAAAAGCATTTAGTCCCTTTTCTCCATTTCTCCAATTATTAGGGTTTAAAGAAATTTCCCCTTTTTCATCATCAAAATGTTTTAAAATAGGTAAGTCTAATAAGTGGCTTTTTGATTCTTGATCCATTAATGTATTGCTTATATATTATTTTTAATGCCCTCTACAACTGCTGATATTGTTTCCAAAATTTTTGATCTTGCTTTATCGTTAGCAACAATTTTTTGGTCTATCTCTGATACTTCAGAAATCATATCTGCATCAACCGATTGAAGTAAGTCTTTTTTCACGCTGATTTGATTCTGAATCTCGATTAATTTTTTTTCTAAATCAGAAATTTCAGTATTAAGGGTGTCTTTTCTATTTTTTTGAGTACTCAAAATCTTAGATTTCTTAGAACTTCCTTGATTCTGGTATTGCTTATGTACTTTCTCGATTTCTTTAATGTAAAAATCAGCTTGTGTAAGAAGTGAATTTTTAGATACATTCGAATCTACTCCCTGAGCCATTGTAAAAGCCATCTTATATACAGATGGATCATTAGATCCAACTGCTTTGATCGCTTTAAAAAACTCATAAAAATCATATCCTGGCTTATTAAGAGACTCAAAGCCAGATTCGTACATTTCTATAATTGTAGTAAGCACACTATCACTTACCAAAGTTGCCTTTGGAGGGTGTACTGGAAATTTAGAAACCGATTTCCCTGATTCTGGAAAAGAATTAGAACTAGGTGGTGCTGAAGTTGTTTCTATTGGTTTTTCTCCTTCTGAAGTTTCGTCGTTAATAAAAAGACCTTTCCAGTTAAATTTTTCTTTAGCCATTTAAAATATTTTTGATGAGCTCATTATTGCTAAAATACTGATCCAGGAGGTAAATTTATATAAATTCTTATAAATATTATTGTTTTTTTAACCTTACCAAGCCATGAATTAAAAGCATTTAACAAAACAAATGATCTTGTATGATTTCCTTATTGATTAATAGACTTCATTATATTAGTGTAATAAGAACACAATTTGTTACAACTCATATACGATACTCTTAAAATTCTAAAATACGTCTTTTTACATTATTATTACAATAAAAAGGATTACAAATGTCTCAATCTATTTCTAAAAATGTGCTTTAAACAATACGATATTTACTTCTAAACAGGTTTAAAACATCAAAGCCAAACAACCGATTTTAAAATATTAAACAGGATACGAAAGCCCTAAAACCGAATTTGATATAGATCAAATGATATGTTATAATTTAGATTGACATTTGTAAAAAATGACGAAACGAATTCATTATATCTATTTAAAATTCAAACATTTATACTTAAAAAACTCTATACCTCATCATTCTTTAGCTTTTCACTGTAAACAGTGAAAAACTAGTATTGAATTCTCTTTATTTTTATCATATGATGAGCAAAATCGCCTTTTGATGATCTATTAAAAAAGCAATAAAAGTGTGCCTATGAAACAGAAATTTATCCATAAAAACAAAGTATGGTTTATAGAATCTAAAGGAAAATCTTTTACTACAGAATATGGTGATTATGATTATAATTTAAGAACATCTACAAAAAAGTTTGATTCAGAAGAAAAATGTGAAAAAGAAAAGGAAAAAATAATTCGCTCTAAGTTAAAGAGTAGGTATGAAGAGCTCTCAATTGATATAGAAGGAGTAGAATTAAGTTTACTAGCTGCAATTCATGAGATAAAATTGGGACGTACTCATTCTTTAGAAATTACTTCTAGAGATAAACCCAACCCAATAGTGTTACAAGAAGTCTGTCGATTATCAACTTTAGAAGAATTAAAGATTTCTTCTGATCAATCTATGCCTGATCAGATGGAAACTCTTACTGCACTAAAAAAATTAGAGCTTAGTGAAAACATAGTTGCTTCTATTCCTGATAGTATAGCAAAGTTAAAACAATTAGAATCTCTGCATTTATATGGAGACTATGAATTAACAGAACTTTCTGATGCTATTTTTGATATAGAAAACTTAAAAGAATTACGAATTTCTAATTTGAAGAAGTTACAAACCTTATCTACTAATATTGGTCAACTTCAAAAATTAGAGGTATTTGAAATAAAGGATTGTAAAAGTGGTTTTCAGGAAGAATCTGGTCTTGTAGTTCCTAAGGAAATAGGAAACTTAGCAAACCTTAAAGGACTTACCATTGAAGAATGTAACCTAGATGAAATCCCTCAGGAAGTAGGAAATTTAACTCATCTTGAATCTCTAAACCTGAACAATAACAGGCTTAAAAGTTTATCCAAGTCTATTAAAGAATTAAAAAAACTTACCAAACTCGAACTTTATCAGAACAAGTTAGAATGTATTCCTACTGGAGTCTATGAATTAAGTAGTCTTATATATTTAGAAATCGGTTATAATTTTCTAGAAAAAATAGAAGTTGATTTTCTAAAATTAACAGCTCTCAAAAAATTCAAGTTTAGCGTATTTACCGATACACAAAAAAACATAAAAAACATCCCTGAAAACATCTTAGATTCTGGATTAGAATCAATTAAAGATTTTCTAAAGAATGAATGAAAACAAAATTGAACTAGTTGCTCAAAGAAAAAAACAATGGGTTAACGTACTTCATGATTTTCGTAAAAAAATGTACAATGACTGTGATAGAGCAAATTTTGAAAACATCTTAAAGTATATTTTTGGAGAATCTGATGAGTTACCACAAATAACAAAATCAAAAATATCTATTTTTGATCGTTTACCCATCTTATTTAATCCAATACAAGAATGGAGTTTTATTGATCAACGTCTTCTTGCATTTATATGTAATAGTACTTTTTTTTATATAAAAGATACTTATGCTGAAGGGTATTACAAGGTTTTTTTCGAAGAATGGTTTCTACCTCAACTAAAAACAGAAAAAAAAGAAGAAGACCTCTTTGGTTTAACTCTAAAAGTTTTGGATCTTTTTAATATAGATACGTGGACTTCTCTTTCTGCATATTTAAATGCAACAGAACAAGCATCCTTCTTAAGAGAAGATAAAACTGTTAATTCTGTAGGAAAAGTAATACTCGAACTCATCAAAGAAGATGAGACAAGAACAATACGATTATTAGAAAACCAAAATTACATAGAACCATTATTGTCATTATTAGGTACTGCAGAGCAAAATTTACTCGATGCACTTTTAGAAAAGCTTCCTCTATACTATACAGGAAAAGAAGCTCAAAAACAGATTCGCTTTAGTTGGTTAGAAGAATTGTATAAAATCAATCTAAAAAAATTCGAATCCTTCGTAGTAGAAAAAATGGAAGGTTCTGATTGTATCTGTTCTGTGATGCAATGTTATAGAATTTTATTTACCAATGCCAGAAAAAAATACAGGAAACCAACTGTGGCGCACATAAAAAAAGTGCTACCCTATATTTCAGAACACAATAATTCAAGTCAAAATAGTTGTACTTCTAATTGGCCTTCTACTACGGGATTATTTCGGGATGACATCCCTAAATTTATTGGTTGGGTATGCAAGCATTTTCGAAAAGAAACAAAAACCGAATTGTTCTCATTTGTAAAAGACACAAAACAGCTAAATCTTGAGGTTGTTCAGCATATTGTTGATTGTTACAAACAAGATGCTGTAGAAATTGCAGTAGAAGCCCTAAAAATGAATATCAAGGATAATACTACTATTGCAAATTACAGGCAGTCTTTTGCATTGCTCGAGGGGTTAGACTTCTCTGCATATTATGATCTGGTATGGGAGGTCGCATGTTCTACATATCAGGATTTGGCAGATATAGCTACTTCCTTATTATCTAGATATCCAACTAATGATATTTTTTACAAAGCAAAAGAACTAACCTTGTCAGAAAAAAAAGAGGAAAGAAAAGCCGGAGTTTTTGTCTTAAGTAAAATAAGATGTGAAGAAGCGATCGCTTCGTTACAACCTATAATCGAAAAAGAGATTTTAGAGGATGTACGTAATATTGCTGTATGTTCATTTTATAATCACAAGAATCAGAGTAAAATATCTATTGAAGATATAAAAAAACGTATTCACCTAGCATTGCAAAGAGGGAAACTAGATAATCCTATCCCAAAATGGGCCGGGACTTTACCCGAATTACAATGGCAGGATGGCACTATACTATCAAAAACAGAAATATACTATCTGTTTTACAGACAAATCAGCTCTAAAAAAATTGATGTAGATATAGAAGCAGAACCCATGTATGCGCTACTCGATAAGAAAAAAGGGGCTGACTTTGCTTATACTTTGTTTCAAAATATGGTAGAAAACACAAGTATGAAAGTGGCTGCAAAACCTGGTTTTGCTATTTTAGGAAAATTGGGAGATCACCGATTGGTCGTGCCTCTGCAAAATATTGCTATACATGATAAAAATGTAAACGCCTGTATTATTCTGGGAGTTATAGGAACACGAAGAGCTGCATTAGCATTAGATCAAATTATTCAGCACTTTTATGTGAAGCATTCCAATGTTCGCTGTGCAGCAGAAGAAGCGTTTGAATCTATAGCAGAGCAATTGGGATTGACCTATTTCGAATTGAAAGACAGTATGATTCCTGATTTCAATTTTATAAATCAGAAAAAAGTATTAAGTAACGGATATGTAATATGTATAGGCCCACAGCTTAAGTTTAGTTTTAAAAATAAACAAGGAAAGCAGGTGAAATCAATCACCAAAACATCTGAAGATATCAAAACAACGTTGAAAAACTTAAATGCTATACGTAAACATACCATACACCATTTTAAACATAGCTTAGAGAATTACCTGGTTATACAGAAGTTTTGGAAAACAAAAGATTGGAAAAAATTATTTCTCAATCACCCCATTGCTTTTGCCTGTGGCCAAACTCTGATTTGGCAACAAAACGATGAAGACACCTTCATCATAACTGCAAGTGGTAAATTAAAAAACTATAAACAAGAATCAGTAGATATAAATCATGATGATCAAATACGACTGGCACACCCTCTTTTCCTGAATTCTAAAATAAAAATGAAATGGAAGAAATATTTAGAAAATCAACAAATAATTCCAGTTATTCAACAATTAGATAGAAATATAATCCAACTTCCCAGGAAGTTATATAGGGTAACATTATCTACAAATTTTAAAGGTAGAACCTTAACTGCAGGAAAGTTTAAAACCAGAGCACAAAAAAGAGGCTGGAGAAGAGGAAGTATTGGAGATGGCGGAAGTATATTATCTTATAAAAAAGCTTTTAAGGAGGGGAGAATAGAAGTTTTTGTAGAAACTGATAATTTGCAAATCCAAGGGATGTTTGATAAAGAGGTGGTTTTAGGAAAATGTTTTTTCACTCCCCTGGGGTTTGTTCAAACTGATTGTTTATGGTTTTCAGAACCTCGAAATGAAGCAGACCACCGCCTTATCGCATTACAGGATGTCCCCAAAATTATTTATTCTGAAGCAATGAATGATCTCGAAAAAATCATGAATGACGACTCGTGAAGAAAAATCAAAACAAAAAGAAGAGTTTTAAAACTTAGAGAATAATAAGATGAACACTTTTATTCTTCTTCAAAAAGAATAATTTCTTTTACTGTTTTTAATATTTCTGGGATGTCCTCTTCGGTTAACGTCATCAATATTTCTTCAGTAATCGGAGTTATCGAAACAATCCTATTAGCCTGGCGTTCAATAATTTTTTCAAACAGATTTCGTATTGTTCTTGCATTCCCAAAACCTCTGTGTCTCTTTTCATATATTCTATCCAGAATTTCCATTAATTTTTCTTCTGCATCTTCGGTAAGAATAAAGTCAGCTTTTTTTGCAAAAAGTTTGAAAATGCTTAACAGTGCTTCTGCAGTAAAATGATCAAACTCAAAATATCGGTTAAATCGAGATTGAAGCCCTGGATTAGCTTGTATAAATTCTTGCATTTCGTCTGGGTATCCTGCTACAACAATAACTAAATCATCCCGTTGATCTTCCATCCGTTTTAGCAGAACTTCTATCGCTTCGTTTCCAAAGTCATTAAATCCTCCAGAAGTAAGTGAATATGCCTCATCAATAAACAAAACACCCCCAACCGCTGATTTTATAATCTCATCTGCTTTGATTGCCGTTTGCCCTACGTAGCCTGCCACCATACCTGCTCTATCTGTTTCTACCAAATGTCCTTTCTCCAGATAACCAAGATGCTTATACATTCTTCCTAGCATACGCGCAATTGTAGTCTTACCAGTACCAGGAGGCCCCATAAAAACTGCATGCAATGAATTAGAAGAAGTCTTCAGCCCTTTTTCTTTTCTTATCTTTTGAACCTTTAGAAAATTAGTAAGATCATCAATATTCTTTTTGATATCATTGAGACCTATAAGTTCATTAAGTTCCTGAAGTACAATCTCGAGTGTATCATTTTCTGGCACTTCATTATACCGGGCTTCTTTTACAACTATTTTTGGATGATTTGTTTTATGTGATACTCGTTTTAAAAAATCTCGTTCTTTCTCTGTAATTATTCCATCTGCATTAACGACCAGTGACGCTATTCTACTTAGAAATGAACCTATACCCAGTGAATGGTTATTTTTGAATTTTGCCAAAATAACAGATAAGGCAAATTCGGTTTTAACCTCATCAATAGGTTCAAAAAAGGAAGTATTTCTGATTGTAGCTACATTTTTACTAAACTGAGATGATACAGGAAGTTCATTTAGCTTTTTTAAATCATAAGTCTTACTTAAATCCTTTCCTTGTAATTTTTCATAAAAATACACCAGAATAAATTTCACTTTTGCTGATACTTTAGCAGCATCAGCATGTATATCTTCAAAATCATCAAATACCTTAACAATATCATGTAAAAGTATATGTTCTGCTTTATAATCTACACTCTGAAAACTATCGTCTACAATAGAAGTGATTGTATTTCGAAATTCATTATTTGTATTTAAATTTTGGCAAATTGCCAATGCTTTATTTCCTTCTTTTTTAAGGATGTCAAGATATGCTGAAGAAATTTCCAATACCCCCGGGTTTTTTTAAATAAATGTATACTATTGTTTGAATCTTTTCACCAAAGATAATGAACTCATTTAATAACTAATGTGTAATATATGCCCGGTAATTTATACCATAAAAAACAAAGCCGCTTATTTCGATGAAACAAACAGCTCTGTTCAAACCTAATTATGTTTTTTTTTGTTATTCTATAACTAATTTTCTCACCTGGCTCGCAGATGAAGTTTCTAATAGCACAAAATAGATTCCTGATGGTAATATCGACATATCATAGTCGAATGTATAGGTATCATTGCCTTCTCCAGATTTCGAATCGATAAGGGTATTATTAATCATATTAAAAATCTTAACACTGATAGGTTGTGATTTTTGTAAATCTACTTCTACTTTAAACCTTCCGTCTGTAGTAGGGTTTGGATATACCAGGTAATCAATAAAACTCTGGATATCTGGATTTTCTTCTCCTTCACCATCGTTTTCAATTTCTTTTTCTACAACAATAACTGTTTTTGTAGTCATAGCAGTACACAACCCGCGGTAAGTTTGCAATGTAATCTCATACTCTCCCGGAGTCTCAAAAATCGCTTCTGCATAATTATCATCTTCATAAGTTACAACAGCTTCTTCTGGGAATATCCAATCTACATTATCTGGTATGGGATCACTGTTATCTACAATAACAAATTTCTCTCCAACAAATACCTGAGTAGAGGCAAAAAAGTTAGCCGTGATATCTTCTGTAGAACTATCTATAAAAATACTATCAGATCCTACACATCCTTTAGAATCGGTAACAACAACCTGGTAAATACTTGACTCACTTACTTCAATAACAGCATCTGTACTGCTATATTCATTTTCTGAAGTCCATAGATACGTTGCGTCAGGATCCGTTATTGTTGCATCTAATACAATGCTCTGGTCTTTACATAATGTAACATCTTCTCCTATATCAACTAATAATGCTGCAGGGTTATCCAGAACATATTCTCTTGTGATCTGACATCCTTTAGCATCTGTAATACGAACAGAATATGTACCAGCACAGATATTGGTTAGATTCTTTCCTGTCTGGCCATTGCTCCACTGGTAATTATATGGAGCGGTTCCTCCTAATGTTTCTAAAATAATAGTACCATCGCACCCTTCATAACATGTAGGAATCGTTTGCGAATGATTTACATCTAATGCTTCTGGGGCAATCGTAATAGTCTGGTTTGTAACGTAACATCCTCGTTTATCTGTAACCTCGACACTATATGTACCTCCTACAACATTTTCTATTCTATCGCCAGTATTTCCTGTATTCCACAAATAGTTATATGGCCCCGTTCCTCCATCTACCTGAGCTATAATTACCCAATCCTCTCCATCTCCACAATTTTTAAAATCTACATCTAGCTCTAATCCTAATTCTTTGGGTTCTGTTAGTGAAAAATCTGCACTAGTTACTTTGACTCCCATGGCATCGGTAACAATAACATAGTAGTTTCCTTCTGTAATGCCCTCTAGTAAAAAACTATCTGAACCAACAACACTATTTTCATCAGCATCAAACCATTGATAGGTATATTGTTTTGCTCCGCTAAATGGTGTACCTCCTTCTGCTCTGGCATTTAAACTACCTGTAGCATCTCCATTACATAAAATCACATTTACCTGTTTTACTTCTACTTTTAAGATCGGGGGATCGTATACATCAACATCTGGGATATACAAACTACATCCATTAGCATCGATAACCGTTAAAGAGTACTTTTCTGACCCGATGTTACTAAGTACATTTGTTGTAGAGCTTTGTAATACATTACCAGAATCTCTCCATTCGTAGCGATAAGAAGGGGTTCCTCCTGCTATATTTACTGTTATACTTCCATCTCTTGCTCCACTTGATGAAGGATTCACTCTAATAATATCTCCATTAACAAATAATCCCGGAGGTTGATTAATTTCAATTGTTTTTGTTATTATACAGTTATTGGCATCGGTAACCGTTATTTTATAATTACCTGCCTGTAATGAAGATAAATCTTCGCTATTCTCTCCTGTGCTCCATCTATATGAATATGGTTGTACCCCACCTTTAACAGTTATATCTATGCTTCCATTAGCATCTCCTCTACACAACAAATGAGTTACATTTTGATCTATCTCAAGAACTTCGGGCTCCCCTACAGTATAAGTATCATCATGTGTATTTCCATTGGCATCGGTTACAATAACTGTATAGGTTCCAGCACCAACGACTGTGGTTTGTGGTGTTGTAAAAAGAATATCTGTCGGATCTTTTTGCTCATACCATTGATATGTATAGTCTCCTATACCTCCTTGCGTAGTTGTAGATAAAGGTACTACTGTATCTTCTCCATAACATTGAACTCCTTCACCTTCTGATAATGGTATAATAGCAACTATCAATTGGTTAGGTTCTGTGATTTCCCGGGTTATTGATACACTACAGGCATTAGCATCGGTAACCACTAATTCGTATCTTCCAATCTGAAGCCCATTAATATCCTGGCTCGAAGCTGTGTATAAAGGGTCATCCAGGTTTTTCCATGCATAACTATACGGAGTTGTTCCTCCTTTTACCTCTAAGGATATGCTTCCATCTCCTGCTTTAAAACCTGTTAAATTAACAGTCACAACATCATAAATTTCTAATGCAGCATCGGGCTGTTCGATAGTAATAGCTTCACTAAGGGATGTTGTACATAAATTGTCGTCTATAACGACTACTTCATAAGTACCTGCTGGCATGTTTTGCAAGTCTTCTGTAGTAGCTTCAAAATCCGGATCCTCAACTTTTGTCCATCTATAAGTATAGGGCAGGTAAGCTCCTGTTCCCGGATCTTTTGGACCTCCTTCTACCGTGATATCAATAGCTCCTGTTGTATCCCCATAACAAAGAATTTTTGTAGAGGCACTACTAAGTTTAACGACAAGATCTTCTGGTTGAGTAAGATCGATAGTAGCCTCGGCAGTAGCTCCCTGAGA is a window encoding:
- a CDS encoding DUF4132 domain-containing protein; translated protein: MNENKIELVAQRKKQWVNVLHDFRKKMYNDCDRANFENILKYIFGESDELPQITKSKISIFDRLPILFNPIQEWSFIDQRLLAFICNSTFFYIKDTYAEGYYKVFFEEWFLPQLKTEKKEEDLFGLTLKVLDLFNIDTWTSLSAYLNATEQASFLREDKTVNSVGKVILELIKEDETRTIRLLENQNYIEPLLSLLGTAEQNLLDALLEKLPLYYTGKEAQKQIRFSWLEELYKINLKKFESFVVEKMEGSDCICSVMQCYRILFTNARKKYRKPTVAHIKKVLPYISEHNNSSQNSCTSNWPSTTGLFRDDIPKFIGWVCKHFRKETKTELFSFVKDTKQLNLEVVQHIVDCYKQDAVEIAVEALKMNIKDNTTIANYRQSFALLEGLDFSAYYDLVWEVACSTYQDLADIATSLLSRYPTNDIFYKAKELTLSEKKEERKAGVFVLSKIRCEEAIASLQPIIEKEILEDVRNIAVCSFYNHKNQSKISIEDIKKRIHLALQRGKLDNPIPKWAGTLPELQWQDGTILSKTEIYYLFYRQISSKKIDVDIEAEPMYALLDKKKGADFAYTLFQNMVENTSMKVAAKPGFAILGKLGDHRLVVPLQNIAIHDKNVNACIILGVIGTRRAALALDQIIQHFYVKHSNVRCAAEEAFESIAEQLGLTYFELKDSMIPDFNFINQKKVLSNGYVICIGPQLKFSFKNKQGKQVKSITKTSEDIKTTLKNLNAIRKHTIHHFKHSLENYLVIQKFWKTKDWKKLFLNHPIAFACGQTLIWQQNDEDTFIITASGKLKNYKQESVDINHDDQIRLAHPLFLNSKIKMKWKKYLENQQIIPVIQQLDRNIIQLPRKLYRVTLSTNFKGRTLTAGKFKTRAQKRGWRRGSIGDGGSILSYKKAFKEGRIEVFVETDNLQIQGMFDKEVVLGKCFFTPLGFVQTDCLWFSEPRNEADHRLIALQDVPKIIYSEAMNDLEKIMNDDS
- a CDS encoding AAA family ATPase, with the protein product MEISSAYLDILKKEGNKALAICQNLNTNNEFRNTITSIVDDSFQSVDYKAEHILLHDIVKVFDDFEDIHADAAKVSAKVKFILVYFYEKLQGKDLSKTYDLKKLNELPVSSQFSKNVATIRNTSFFEPIDEVKTEFALSVILAKFKNNHSLGIGSFLSRIASLVVNADGIITEKERDFLKRVSHKTNHPKIVVKEARYNEVPENDTLEIVLQELNELIGLNDIKKNIDDLTNFLKVQKIRKEKGLKTSSNSLHAVFMGPPGTGKTTIARMLGRMYKHLGYLEKGHLVETDRAGMVAGYVGQTAIKADEIIKSAVGGVLFIDEAYSLTSGGFNDFGNEAIEVLLKRMEDQRDDLVIVVAGYPDEMQEFIQANPGLQSRFNRYFEFDHFTAEALLSIFKLFAKKADFILTEDAEEKLMEILDRIYEKRHRGFGNARTIRNLFEKIIERQANRIVSITPITEEILMTLTEEDIPEILKTVKEIILFEEE
- a CDS encoding leucine-rich repeat domain-containing protein — protein: MKQKFIHKNKVWFIESKGKSFTTEYGDYDYNLRTSTKKFDSEEKCEKEKEKIIRSKLKSRYEELSIDIEGVELSLLAAIHEIKLGRTHSLEITSRDKPNPIVLQEVCRLSTLEELKISSDQSMPDQMETLTALKKLELSENIVASIPDSIAKLKQLESLHLYGDYELTELSDAIFDIENLKELRISNLKKLQTLSTNIGQLQKLEVFEIKDCKSGFQEESGLVVPKEIGNLANLKGLTIEECNLDEIPQEVGNLTHLESLNLNNNRLKSLSKSIKELKKLTKLELYQNKLECIPTGVYELSSLIYLEIGYNFLEKIEVDFLKLTALKKFKFSVFTDTQKNIKNIPENILDSGLESIKDFLKNE